CTACTACGGTTTGTAAGGCACCGTCCATAATGGAAGGGTGTAAAGTAAAATCTTCGAAACAGTCATTCAAAGTCTGAGGCAATTCCAGTACAGATAAAGCCTCTTTTTCACTGTAGTACAAATCCCGGATGGTTTGAAAAGTTGGGCCATAGCTAAGACCATTATCCTGAAATTTACGATAGCATTTTTGCGCATCCCAGTAGTTTGGACAACGATTTTTAAGGACTTCAATATCAATGAAATTTATATTTTCGGTAACTTTATTTGAGAACAGCAGTTTTCCCTGCGTATGGACTCTCCGTTCCTGATCTTCTTTGAGTGTACTTACTTCAAATTCAACTTGATCTTGTTGTGCAGGATAGAGACTAATATGAACTGGCGTATTGGGTTCGGTAATGGGAATTGCCCATACAATATGACTTAGTTTGGTGATCGGCTGTTCTGTTGCCAGTTCACCAGCAGCACGAGCCATTTCCAAATAAGCGACCCCAGGTAATGTTTTTAGGTCTGCAACAACATGATCGGTCAGGTAAAACTCTTCTCCTGTAAATACAGTAGTGAATTTTTGTTCACTCAACGTTGAGGTATTGCTCCCTATCAAAGGATGAATTTTTTTCTTTGCCGATCCATTAAGAGTATCCTGTTTATGTTGTAACCAATGACGTTTTTTTACAAAAGGGTAGGTAGGCAAAGCGATACGTTTTGGTTTTTGTTTTGAATAGAGAAGTTCCCAGTTCGGCTTCTGACCTTTGATCCATAATTTTGCCAAATTATGAAGATCACGCTTTTTAATAGCCTCTTTTACGAGTGCTTTTTGGCTATCTGGCAATTCGGATTTGTTATTTTTAAACTTGCCATAATAGACAGTTTCTGTCTCTTCCTCATTGAGGTATCGGGTTAGCTTTTCTTTCAGATCATTGAGGTTTTGTGTTACAATTGCAAGTCTTTCAGCCATAGATTCGCGGCCTGTTTGTAAGGTATAGGCGATATCCTGCAATTGTGTTTCAGGTTGTCTCTCCAGAAAATCAAGTAGTTGCCTAACGACTATTTTTAGCTGGTCTTTCCCTTTGGTAGATAGTAAAATAAGTAACTGTTGATCGCTTTCAGGTATGGGATGTGATAGTTTCGGCACATATTCTTCTAAAGCTATATGTGCATTGGCGCCTCCATAACCAAAAGAACTCACACCTGCTCTGCGTGGAATTTCTTTTCCTGAATCATCCATAAAAGTGTTCCAGTTTTGAGTTTTGGTAACGATAGAGAATGGTGTGTCGTTCAACTCTATGTATCTGTTGATTTCCTTTATATGCAGATTCCCTGGCAGTATCTTATGCTTCATAGCAAGAAGTACCTTAAACACACCTGCTATTCCGGCTGCTGATTCTAAATGACCAATGTTTGACTTTACGGAGCCTAATTTGCAATGCGGTTCTTTCGGATCGTCATAATCCCATTTTTCATAGAGCTGTTGAAACGTTCTCTTAAGTCCATTAATTTCGATGGGATCTCCTACACGAGTACCGGTGCCATGTGTTTCAATATAACTGATCGTTTTGGGGTCAATACCAGATTTTTCCCAGGCACTTACTAATAGTCTGGCATGTGCATTGGGATTAGGTGTGGTAAGGAAATTGGTTTGCCCGTCGTGATTGACAGCACTGCCTTTGATAACAGCATAAATATGATCATTATCCTTAACGGCTCCTTCAAGAGATTTTAGTAAAAGTACGGCTACACCTTCAGATCGAACATAACCATTACCACTTTCATCAAAAGTTTTACACCGACCATCAGAAGATAGAAAGGGTGCTAGAGTACAATATCGCTTTGGTGTAAGGCAAAGGTTCACCCCACCAGAAACAGCCATATCACAGCCGTCAACTTCAATAGATTTAACGGCCTGATGCAAGGCGACCAATGAGCTGGAGCAGGCAGTATCTATGGCAATACTAGGACCATTAAAATCAAAAAAATGTGAAATACGATTAGAGATCACTGAAAAATCACCTCCAGTTGAAGCATGAACGGATAATTCGTCATGTTCCATTAAGAGGGTTTTGTAGTCGTTGTTGCAGACGCCTATAAAAACACCAATGTTTTTACCTGCCAGATCGGATTGCTTGTATCCGGCATCTTCAATGGCACGCCATGTCTCTTCCATGACCAAACGCTGTTGGGGATCCATGAGAGCAGCTTCTTTTGGAGAGTTACGAAAAAAAGCGGCATCATACTTGTCGATGTCGGTTAAAAAACCTCCCCATTTGGAATTGGTTTTATTTTTCTCTGTACGATGATCTCCAAAATAATCTTTCCAATTCCAACGTTCTTTGGGAATTTCGGTAATAACATCTATTTGATCAATTAGGTTCTCCCACAGTTCAGTACTATTCTTTGATCCAGGAAAGCGACCAGACATCCCTATGATAGCGACTCCTGAACTATTATAGTTACCTGATTTTTTTTGATTTGTTGACTTTTTTTGCATACTTCTCTAAAATTGTCTTTCACTAAGTATTTGGTGGTCTAATTCTTTTGGTTTGCCAAGATTTCTTCCATCAATGACCCGTAGATATTTTCCATACCTGTTTTCTTTTGTAATGGTATTTGATACAATAAATAAACGATGGAGCGATATAGTTGATAATAACAGTATGAAAGCTTGATCTTCGCGTGGACTGATGTTTTCATTGGATGTGTTTAACAATTTTTTTACAAACTGACCGACTCTTTTTTCATCAAAAATTCCACAATTTAATATGCTCTCAGAAGAGAGTAAATCATTCATAAAGTCAGAATAACGGCGATCTAAAAACACAGCACTGTCTGGTGCCCTATATGGTTGTTTGTGACGGTTGATGATACTTTCTGGTAGTTGATTGCGAAAAATTTCTTTCAAAATATATTTTTCCTGGCCCTTTTCTGATAAGCGAAACTTATGGGGTAATCTCCAAGCTGTTTCTACTACATTTTTATCGAGAAACGGACAGCGACTTTCTAAGCTATGGGCAGAAGACATTCTATCCCCTTGTGAAGACAAAAGGTAACCCCCTAAGAGTGTCCAAAATTCTAGTACCTGTGCTTTGGTTAAAGGGTGTTTGTTATTGAGATCAGGATAGACAGATAGCATGGTATCAGCTAAAGTGTTATTTATATGATTTGACATGCCATTGATATCCAGCAATTTTTGGGAAAAGCCCCCGTTGGAAAAACGAGGTTCATGAGAAAATAATGGTGGTGTTTGTTCTTTTGTGAATCTGCGATAAAAATTTACCAGAGTCAACCTGCGCTCTTCGTTGAAATGATCCAGATAAGGATACAATCCGGAGGTGTGTTTCAGGATTTCATGATCACTAAGACCTTTGCTCATTTGATGGCGTAATAAGGTCTCTTTAAAAATATTGTAACCTAAAAAACTTTCATCGGCTCCCTCTCCAGTCAATACTACTTTAATTCCATTTTTGTTGACCAACTCAGACAATAGTAACATAGGCACAGGTGCTGTTCTGAACAGTGCTGTTTCCGCATGCCAGATGGCTTTTTCAAAATTTGAAACAATATCTTTATTGTGAATGCGAATGCTATGGTGCTGTGTTCCCAAATATGTTGCCAGTTCTTGTTGATAACTGGTTTCATCATAGGTCGAATCTGCGAATTCAATAGAAAAAGTGTGTAAAGGTTTTGTAGTTGCTTGTTTGGCGAGTAATGTGGTAATTGAGGAATCGATACCTCCACTCAAATAGGCCCCCACTTCAACATCGCTACGCAAACGGATTTGCACACTTCTTTTCAGGCTCTTATACACTATTTTTTTTGCTTCTTCAAAATTTTCGGTTGACCGGCTGTCATTAATCGGTAAATAATAATAAGGTGAGATTTTTAGTGAACCATTATAATAGACTCCGTAATGCCCCGGAGGCAATGATCTGACGCCTTGAAAGCAACTTTTGTCGTAGGGAAGAGCCCAATGCTGAAACAAGTGACTAATGGCATCGGTGTCAAAATCTCGTTTAATGAAAGGTAACCTGAAAAGAGATTTAATTTCAGATGTACAATAAATACCATTTTCATCATTCAGATAAAATAACGGGCGTTCACCAAAAGGATCTCTGGCAAAGGTAAGGCATTTTTCATAACTGTCATAAAACAAAAAACTGAACTGCCCGTTTAAGTGAGATAGGCAGTTAATTCCCCATTTTATTAAAGCATTTAAAAGTACCTCTGTATCCGAATTTGTCCTGAAAGTACATCCTTGGCGTAATAGCTTGTCACGTAATTCAATATAATTGAAAATTTCTCCGTTGTATACCAGCCAATATCTTTTATTCTCATCACTCATGGGCTGAAGGCCATGGTCTATATCAATAATGGCCAAGCGTGCTGAGCCTAATCCTGCAATATGATCAAAAAAAATTCCACCTTGATCGGGGCCGCGGTGATGTATTGCAGAGATCATGGAAGTAAGCCACTCAACAAATTGAGAAGAGTTTCTTTTTGGAGCCAAAAAACCTGCGATACCGCACATTGTATTTAGAGGGTTAGGGGTCAAACTATTTTATCTTAATCAATCAAATGATACCGATACTTCTTTTTTATCTATCTCAAGCTTTTGCATAATATTGCTAAACTGCTCCATTTCAGGCGATTCGTCAACTTTAATCAATCCCTCTTCTCTGCTCATCAATCCTTTTCGGACTTGGTCCGCTATATCCCATGTATAAGGGTGAAATTTGTGCTTGTTCAAATGCCAGTAGACACCAAAGTCATTCAGTAAGCAATTGCTTGAGTTTTTACCAGTATCTTTAGGCATCGTCCAACCAAACGTACTGATCTTTTTTATGATCTCCTTTTCTTTGTAGCGAATAGAAATAAGCGGGTTGATAACATACAATGGTGTTTGGTTTTCTGAAAGTTCTGCTGCTTTTACCGAAAAGAAACGTTCTGCATCTTTCCCCAGTCTTTTTAAGTATTGATTGGGCATATTAACATGGTTTCTAATATCAATTTCCATGATGGCAGTACCAGCTGGAACCTGACCGCCAATATAACCTCCTGCAATCAAATGGCATTTATGTTGCAGTGCTGTCTTAATCATATGCTTATTGATTAGATTTATACAGGAATTACAAACCGAACTTGCTCTTTTAATACTTGCTTTTACATGCAATTCACCGCTCAAGCTTTTCTTGTATAAATCTTTCATAAACTCAAAAGCGGGCTTAAAAAAAACATGGTCAACATTTAGCCGATCTGTTAAAATCCGGCAATTTTCTAAGGCTTTTTCCGAGAGAAAACCATTATCAATGGTAACAGCAAGACAATTCAGTCCATAATGCTCAGACAATAGCCAGAGTGTGTAACTTGAGTCTTTACCACCGCTAAAGGCGACTATACAATCGTATTCGGATTTGGGAAGATCTGCTATTTTTTTAAACAACTCTTCCATCTCTTCCCTTATTTTTGACACACTATGGTTGGGTGGCTCGAAAAGGCAGTGATTACAAATACCGTCTTTATTGAAGCTAATGTTCGGAAAGGTACTCGGGAGAACACATTTTTTGCATCTAATTATTTTAGTAAATTTCTGTACCATGAAGATTATTTTTCAATTAATGATATCATACCTGTAATACTGGATAGGGAAGGCGATATTAATTCCTCACTACTAAATTTTTTTGAGAAATTACGTTCTATGAATGTAATTAACTCTACCAAACCAAATGAATCTATAATGCCTGTTTCGAAAAGATTGGTTTCATCATCAAGACCCTCTTCCTCAAAAGAGACAAGGAAGTTCTCTTCAATAAAAGACCTTAGAGAGGCAGAAATAGCTTTTCCATTGTAATGTGTCGTATTTTTTGTGATATTTTCCATTATTGATTAGTTAATTTTCAACTTTTACCATTTCTCTTTCAATTGTATTTATTTTCATTTTTCAAACCTATTTGCCACAGATAAAAGTATTGTATTTACATTAACTACAGTTTCATTGACCAAGTGTGAAACACATTATTGACCTAGAAAATCAAAATAAGCAATGACCTGAATTAATTAAATAAAATAGCGACCCTCATTATAGGAAATCAAAAGTGTATCCTATGTTCCATCTCGTAGTGGGAATACGGTTGGAATTCTTGCTACTCCAATAGTTTTTCGGAGTATCGTTAATTGCTTCTGAAATGTTTTGCAGGGAGAATTTCACCATTATAACTTTATTTTTAAAGGAGTTGACTTACTTATGATTTTTAGCGGTAATAGGATATGAAAATAATTGTTATAAATTTCATTAAAATTTCTTGACTGATCAAAAGAAATCATTGAATGGTACTTATATATCATTCAATGGTTTTAAATGATGATTTAATGATATATTCATTTCGGCATTGATCAACCTAAAATTGAAATATTTCTACTTATAACAATGAATTAAAAGACTTTAGATAAGTTCAATTAGATTAGCTTGACAAAACAAGATTAGCGAAGTGCTTTTTGTATTTTCTTGCGAATACAAGGGTAAAACCATCAATAGTTAATTGGTTTTTATTGAGACAAAATTTTTCCAGGTGATAAAGATTTATCAAATGACTCCTGTGTATTCTTATGAAATATTGAGGTAATTGTTCCAATAACCTACTTAGTGTAATTTTATAAAGGTATTTTTTTGATTGGGTATAAAACTCACAATAGTTGCTTTCCATCTTAACAAAGATGATGTCTTTATAATTCACTTTGTGGTAGCAGTCATTCTTTTTCAGAAAGATCGCATCCTTAAGTAAAAGTAACTGCCAAGATGTTGTCTCAATAGCTGTCTCAGCTCTGCTTGGAAGGGTTGGTGATTTTTTGGACTGATTGATTTTTTTTAAGATTGATAAAATAGCAGCAAATTCATCCATGCTCAATTGAATACTAATTTGATTTTCATTGGTTTCTATATATTAGGGTTTAAGAGGTTATTATCAAATATAGTTATACCTATTAGACTTTAAAATTACTCAAAAAAGTTTGAGTGTATAACTCATAACTTGTTATTGATTTGATAAGTTTTGGTGTTAATTGTTTGACCATCTGTGTAATTTTCTCCTGTAAGGTTTCAACATCTTTGAATAGTTTCATTACCACTTTACTTTTCATCCATTGCCATATTTTTTCAGCAGGGTTTAACTCAGGTGCGTATGGCGGTATTCTTATGAGTTTTATGTTGTCTGGGATTGTAATGTTTTGACAAGCATGGAATCCAGCATTGTCCATAATAACGATTTTGAGTTCTCTAGGGTTTTGTTTACTAAAATCTTCAAGAAAGTTTTCAAAAATGTCATTAGATACTAACGGGGTTTCCCAATAGAAACTATCTCCTGTAATGGGAGAGAAACATCCCCATAGCCATAACCATTGATAACTGTGTTGATATTGCCCTATAGGTTTAATTCCTTTGGAGACTAATACTCTTTTCTGTTTGGTCATCAATCCAAAACGAGATTCGTCTTGAAAGTAAAGATTGAAACTATCATACTTATCTTTATTTAGACTGTCTCTAATCTCACTAAGTCGATGGGGTAGTTTTTTTAAAGGCTTCCACAGCCTGCTCATCTTTTTTGTGATGTGATTTCCTTGCTACTTTCAAAACACTATGGTGGTGTACACGACAGTGCTTATAGAGTGTGGCATAGTTAATATTGGATTGGTAATGCTCCTGTACCCAGTCAAGCAGTTCTGTATAACTAGTAATCTGTGCCAGTGGGTCTGAAAGTTTCTCTGCCAATGCTTCTTTTGTACCCTGTTCTATTAAAGGAGTATTGTTACCCCCTTTATTACTGGACAATAATAACTCTAAGCCTCCATCTCTATATACCTTTATCCAGGTATAAATAGTTTTACGACAGTGCTTAAGCTTTGGAACCATATCTTTGCTGTAAATCACTTTTTTCTGATGTATCAAAAGCAACATTTTGATACGGCTTCTTTTGGTAATACTTGTTTGCTTGGGTAAGAGTTTTTTTAGTGTACTCAAACTCTATACTATGTCTATATCTATTTGCTTTGCCATGACAACAAGATATAACTTTATTGAGTAAGATCAAAGTTAAAACAGTATTATTCTAATAGCTATTGCAAATAAAATGGGGGATTTTGAAAATTAATTTGGCTTTGATTTTTGATTTTACATACTTGTTTTTATTATAGAGATTGAAAATAGAGGAATCCTTTCTTGTCTTTTCATTTTTTAGCAAGTTTGTGTACCAATTACCAAAGATTCCTTAAAATGAAAGTCACAAATATGACAAAACAAGATGGAAAAAACTAATCAAGTATAGAAAATAGTTTGGATTCTCTAAAGAATAAAGAAGGCTCTCTATCAAACATAATGAATGAACTTACGGATTACATCATAATTATAGTCACTGTTTTTTGTTGAGTCATTAGAGGGCTAAAAAAAATTTTAATTCCAACCGGTGTGTAGTCCACAAAAGCTGAATTTTTTGTGTTTTGAATTATGGATATTTTTTTCTTCTGAAAATGAATCCAGTTGCAAAAAAGGTTAAACATCCGTGCCACAAATTTGACACACTTATTTTTTGAAGTCTTCCGAACACCTTATAAACAAAGGATTTAAAAGTTGTCGGGATGAGAGGATTCGAACCTCCGATCTCTGGTCCCCCAGACCAGCACTTTAACCGGACTAAGCTACATCCCGATTTTGCACAGCAAATATAGATGTACATTTATAAATCTGCAAAAATTTTAGTCTAAAGCTTTTTTATATGTTCTGATAAACCTTTCTCTTGCCTGTTTATGGTCAACGATTTGAGCAGGATATGTCAGCTCCTGAAAATCCGGCACCCATTTTTTTATGTATGCGAATTGTGCATCAAACTTTTGGATTTGGGTAGTCGGATTAAAAATTCTAAAATACGGAGCGGCATCTACGCCGCAGCCGGCAACCCACTGCCAATTGCCTACATTGCTTGCCATTTCATAGTCGTGTAGTTTTTCTGCAAAATAGGCTTCGCCCCAACGCCAGTCTATCAACAAATGCTTGCATAAAAAGCTGCCTGCAACCATTCTAACCCGGTTATGCATAAATCCTGTTTGATTTAATTGCCGCATTCCGGCATCTACTAAGGGATAGCCGGTTTTTCCCTCACACCATTTTTTAAATTCTTCCTCATTATTTCGCCATTCAATACGTTCGTATTTTTGTTTAAAACATTTTTTTGATGTATGCGGGAAATGCCATAATATTTGCATGAAAAACTCTCTCCAAATCAATTCTTTTAAAAATACATCGTGGTATTGCTTTGCTCCTTTTGCAGTTATTTTTCGGATACTTACCGTGCCAAATCGCAGGTGTGGCCCCAGTCTTGAAGTTTGATCCAGAGCAGGATAATTTCTGGTAGCTTCATATTCGTCAATGAGCAGCGTATCAATATGAGCATCTTTTACTTTTATTTTGGACGGGTAAAACCCCATATCCTTGATACTTACTGAGGGGATTTTTTGATTTTTTAAAAATTGACCGATTAAATTTTCCGAAGGATAAAACCCGGTTTTTTGTAATTCGTATTTTTCCAGCCATTTTTTTGAATAGGGTGTGTATACAACATACGGTGTATGATCCGGTTTCAGGATTTCCTCTTTTTCAAAAATCACCTGATCTTTAAAACTGTGAAAGGAGATACTTTTTAATTGCAGGTATTCTTTTATTTTCTGATCTCTCTGTAAGGCATAAGGCTCATAATCGTGATTTGTATATACGGATGCTATTTCAAATTCTTTCAACAAACTTTGAAAAATCTCCAAAGGTTTGCCAAAATAGGTAGCGATTCCTGTTTGATATTTTTCTAATTTTTTGTTTAATTTTTTTAACTCATCATATATAAAGCTTACTCTGGCATCATTTTCAGGTAATTTTTCCAGGATATGTATGTCAAAAATAAAAATGGGGAGTACCGGTACTTTTGAATGTAAGGCATGAAATAGCCCTGTATTATCCGCTAGTCTCAGATCTCTTCTAAACCAAAAAACAGAAATCTTTTTCACGATAGATTATTTATATTCTCCAAATAAAGCTATGAGTTTTTGCTGCCTGTATGCAAAGATTTCTTCCAGCTTTGGTTTTATTAAAAAAGGATGAAATATTTGGCCGAATATTCCAAAAGGAAGTTTATAATCAACAATATCTTCCATTTCAACGCCGCCTTTTATCGCTCTGATAAAATGCTTATGGTGCCACAAAGAATAGGGGCCAAAACGTTGCTCATCAACAAAATACTTTTTATCCGTAACCTGTGTTATTTCTGTAACCCATGTTGTTTTAATACCGAAGACAGGAGTTACGGTATATTGAATGATCTGTCCGGCGAACATGGGTCTGTCTGCTCCGGAGAGCACCTCAAAATTCATATCATCCGGAGTAATGATTTTTAGATTTGCCGGGTTTGATAAAAATTCCCATGCTTCATCCGCAGAAACAGGCAGGTTTTGTTTTTTATGGAGTGTATATATTTTCATATTAATTATGAATAAGAATATACATATTTAACGATGTAGCTATGCATAGCCATATGATATAGGGTAGCAGCAAAAAAGTATAATTATGAACTTTCTTCTTGAAAAAAAAAAAAGAAAATCAACGAAGTTAGAAGTACAAGAATAATTAATCCGATTAAAACCTGGTGTTGATTGAAAAAAATATAATTCCAACTCACATTTAAGATAACCTGTATGATAAACAAGAAAAGTAGGTTTTTTGAATAATGCTTTTTAAATAATTCGGCCAGATAGATTGAAAAACAAATCATTATAGTTGTCCATGCCACCCCAAAAACCCATCCCGGCGGTGTCCAGGGAGCTTTATTTAATCCCTGATACCACGATGTCATCGGGCCATTATTCATTAACCAACTACCAACAGCTAATCCACCGAAGTTGATGAATAGAAATACTATCAAATATTTTATTTTTGTCTTCATTAACCTTTTTTCAGTACATCAATTTTATTGAGAATATGTTGTGCTTCTCCATATTTTTGGTCACTGGCACGTCTGTTTACAG
This window of the Flavobacteriaceae bacterium genome carries:
- the asnB gene encoding asparagine synthase (glutamine-hydrolyzing) — translated: MCGIAGFLAPKRNSSQFVEWLTSMISAIHHRGPDQGGIFFDHIAGLGSARLAIIDIDHGLQPMSDENKRYWLVYNGEIFNYIELRDKLLRQGCTFRTNSDTEVLLNALIKWGINCLSHLNGQFSFLFYDSYEKCLTFARDPFGERPLFYLNDENGIYCTSEIKSLFRLPFIKRDFDTDAISHLFQHWALPYDKSCFQGVRSLPPGHYGVYYNGSLKISPYYYLPINDSRSTENFEEAKKIVYKSLKRSVQIRLRSDVEVGAYLSGGIDSSITTLLAKQATTKPLHTFSIEFADSTYDETSYQQELATYLGTQHHSIRIHNKDIVSNFEKAIWHAETALFRTAPVPMLLLSELVNKNGIKVVLTGEGADESFLGYNIFKETLLRHQMSKGLSDHEILKHTSGLYPYLDHFNEERRLTLVNFYRRFTKEQTPPLFSHEPRFSNGGFSQKLLDINGMSNHINNTLADTMLSVYPDLNNKHPLTKAQVLEFWTLLGGYLLSSQGDRMSSAHSLESRCPFLDKNVVETAWRLPHKFRLSEKGQEKYILKEIFRNQLPESIINRHKQPYRAPDSAVFLDRRYSDFMNDLLSSESILNCGIFDEKRVGQFVKKLLNTSNENISPREDQAFILLLSTISLHRLFIVSNTITKENRYGKYLRVIDGRNLGKPKELDHQILSERQF
- a CDS encoding acyl carrier protein; translation: MENITKNTTHYNGKAISASLRSFIEENFLVSFEEEGLDDETNLFETGIIDSFGLVELITFIERNFSKKFSSEELISPSLSSITGMISLIEK
- a CDS encoding IS630 family transposase, with the translated sequence MSRLWKPLKKLPHRLSEIRDSLNKDKYDSFNLYFQDESRFGLMTKQKRVLVSKGIKPIGQYQHSYQWLWLWGCFSPITGDSFYWETPLVSNDIFENFLEDFSKQNPRELKIVIMDNAGFHACQNITIPDNIKLIRIPPYAPELNPAEKIWQWMKSKVVMKLFKDVETLQEKITQMVKQLTPKLIKSITSYELYTQTFLSNFKV
- a CDS encoding helix-turn-helix domain-containing protein, coding for MSTLKKLLPKQTSITKRSRIKMLLLIHQKKVIYSKDMVPKLKHCRKTIYTWIKVYRDGGLELLLSSNKGGNNTPLIEQGTKEALAEKLSDPLAQITSYTELLDWVQEHYQSNINYATLYKHCRVHHHSVLKVARKSHHKKDEQAVEAFKKTTPST
- a CDS encoding deoxyribodipyrimidine photo-lyase, with protein sequence MVKKISVFWFRRDLRLADNTGLFHALHSKVPVLPIFIFDIHILEKLPENDARVSFIYDELKKLNKKLEKYQTGIATYFGKPLEIFQSLLKEFEIASVYTNHDYEPYALQRDQKIKEYLQLKSISFHSFKDQVIFEKEEILKPDHTPYVVYTPYSKKWLEKYELQKTGFYPSENLIGQFLKNQKIPSVSIKDMGFYPSKIKVKDAHIDTLLIDEYEATRNYPALDQTSRLGPHLRFGTVSIRKITAKGAKQYHDVFLKELIWREFFMQILWHFPHTSKKCFKQKYERIEWRNNEEEFKKWCEGKTGYPLVDAGMRQLNQTGFMHNRVRMVAGSFLCKHLLIDWRWGEAYFAEKLHDYEMASNVGNWQWVAGCGVDAAPYFRIFNPTTQIQKFDAQFAYIKKWVPDFQELTYPAQIVDHKQARERFIRTYKKALD
- a CDS encoding cell division inhibitor codes for the protein MKIYTLHKKQNLPVSADEAWEFLSNPANLKIITPDDMNFEVLSGADRPMFAGQIIQYTVTPVFGIKTTWVTEITQVTDKKYFVDEQRFGPYSLWHHKHFIRAIKGGVEMEDIVDYKLPFGIFGQIFHPFLIKPKLEEIFAYRQQKLIALFGEYK